From a single Paenibacillus sp. FSL R5-0345 genomic region:
- a CDS encoding methyl-accepting chemotaxis protein, which translates to MLKSAEKGLRLTIRKKLLLMSLTLLILPIGILGVVAYQISMKETNQLIESKLSSSVNLAVAMIENLESSVQAGMLSELEAQEQVRTLLLGSKIEDGTRPINPAIDLGPNGYFFILDQKGELLAHPRLEGDNIWDKQTSNGFFYIQDLIKAAQNGGGATYYKWPLPKPDDSSKHEDGEALKISYAKLSPSWGWVVAAGSYMQDYNIGQQNILKGIIITLILCLVLGIAVILIFAQHISKPIVRIAREAERIAQGDLSGKALTVRNRDEIGQLGTSFNQLSGNIRQLVGNLTVSSELLASSSKQLSLTLGETHAALVQTSSSMTEVANNSEKQAVSTQETSQSMEEMVKEIHRVAEASTHAYQLSMQTLEEADRGNNLIINSSAQMNAVSNTVDDLGITVTSLNEQSQQIGSIVSTIKGISEQTNLLALNAAIEAARSGEQGRGFAVVASEVRKLAGQTSEAAERVSVMVEEIIASIGHAHHSMSKGQNEVAAGVQAIDDTGKAFERILQATRTIVDQVEQSSTAAQLMYTGSEQISASVMEVEQVSLHSASAAQTVSAAVEEQLASMEEIAASAGKLQEGSNEMRVLVNQFKLE; encoded by the coding sequence ATGCTAAAATCTGCAGAAAAAGGGTTGCGACTGACGATTCGGAAGAAACTGCTGTTGATGTCACTGACCTTACTAATTCTTCCTATCGGAATATTAGGAGTGGTTGCCTATCAGATCTCTATGAAAGAAACGAATCAGCTTATTGAGAGTAAACTAAGTTCCAGTGTAAATCTAGCAGTTGCTATGATTGAGAATTTGGAAAGCTCGGTTCAAGCAGGGATGTTGTCAGAACTGGAAGCACAGGAGCAGGTAAGAACTTTACTACTTGGATCCAAAATTGAAGATGGGACACGCCCGATTAATCCAGCCATCGATTTGGGGCCTAATGGTTACTTTTTCATCTTAGATCAGAAAGGAGAATTACTTGCTCATCCCAGACTAGAGGGAGATAATATTTGGGACAAACAAACCTCTAACGGCTTCTTTTACATACAAGATTTGATTAAAGCTGCACAGAACGGCGGCGGGGCTACATACTACAAATGGCCCTTACCTAAGCCGGACGATTCGTCCAAGCATGAGGATGGCGAAGCGCTGAAAATATCATATGCCAAGCTCTCACCCTCTTGGGGTTGGGTGGTTGCGGCAGGTTCTTATATGCAAGACTATAACATCGGACAACAGAACATACTCAAGGGAATTATCATCACATTAATCCTATGTCTAGTTCTTGGGATAGCGGTCATTCTTATCTTTGCGCAACATATTTCTAAGCCAATTGTCCGCATAGCCCGTGAAGCTGAACGAATCGCTCAAGGGGATCTAAGTGGTAAAGCATTGACTGTGCGCAATCGGGATGAGATCGGACAACTGGGAACCAGCTTCAATCAGTTATCAGGAAATATTCGGCAATTAGTCGGGAATCTAACCGTAAGTTCGGAGTTATTAGCTTCTTCCTCCAAACAGTTGTCTTTGACGTTAGGTGAAACCCATGCAGCACTTGTTCAGACTTCATCCTCAATGACTGAAGTGGCGAATAATAGTGAGAAACAAGCTGTTTCAACACAAGAGACTTCTCAGTCGATGGAGGAGATGGTAAAAGAGATTCATCGAGTAGCTGAAGCTTCTACCCATGCCTATCAGCTGTCCATGCAAACACTGGAAGAGGCGGATAGAGGAAACAACCTAATCATTAACTCTTCCGCACAAATGAACGCTGTAAGTAACACTGTTGATGATTTAGGGATCACTGTTACTAGTCTAAATGAGCAGTCACAACAAATCGGTTCTATCGTTAGCACCATTAAAGGAATATCTGAGCAAACGAACTTATTAGCGCTTAATGCGGCAATTGAAGCTGCCCGATCAGGGGAACAAGGCAGAGGATTTGCAGTGGTAGCTAGTGAAGTCCGTAAGCTGGCAGGACAAACAAGTGAAGCAGCCGAGCGGGTTTCAGTTATGGTAGAAGAAATTATTGCGAGTATTGGCCATGCCCATCATTCGATGAGTAAGGGGCAAAATGAAGTCGCAGCAGGGGTTCAAGCGATTGATGATACGGGTAAAGCATTTGAACGCATTTTGCAGGCCACCCGGACCATCGTTGATCAGGTGGAACAATCCTCGACCGCTGCACAGCTGATGTACACTGGTTCTGAACAAATATCTGCTTCGGTGATGGAGGTCGAACAGGTTTCATTGCACTCAGCTTCCGCTGCACAGACTGTATCTGCTGCCGTCGAAGAGCAGCTTGCTTCTATGGAGGAAATTGCCGCATCTGCTGGCAAGCTGCAAGAGGGTTCGAATGAGATGCGTGTTTTAGTAAATCAGTTTAAATTGGAATAG
- a CDS encoding AraC family transcriptional regulator — translation MKKMEESSFTASQPVLASDAFGWDKLQVSQWYSPQQAFTPSSESKYLIGIHCTAYYENYYTIHITPCNESLLCPWGRTSLYFLKIEITPSVLEEIARESGYLKEGHIQLDRKFHVKDSKLLQLGLWMLEELQNGGAKGKIYSDSLSNMLIIHLLQHYSSVIPQHSNSKTPANQEIFQVIQFMRERLEDEIQLTDLAAMANMSQSHFIRIFKQQTGYTPHNYLIRLRVERSKFLIRSGKIGLKEIASQVGFADQGHFTRLFKRETGLTPKLYANQSSSKPNHMIY, via the coding sequence ATGAAAAAAATGGAAGAATCGTCCTTTACAGCTTCCCAGCCTGTTCTTGCAAGCGATGCTTTTGGTTGGGATAAGCTTCAAGTTTCGCAATGGTATAGCCCGCAGCAAGCCTTCACCCCATCCTCGGAGTCTAAATATTTAATAGGAATTCACTGCACAGCCTACTACGAAAATTATTACACCATTCATATTACCCCTTGTAATGAGAGCCTTCTGTGCCCATGGGGCAGAACCTCGCTCTATTTTTTGAAAATTGAAATTACCCCATCAGTCCTCGAAGAGATTGCCCGTGAATCTGGTTATCTGAAGGAGGGCCATATTCAGTTGGACCGCAAATTTCATGTCAAGGATTCTAAGCTATTGCAATTAGGGCTTTGGATGCTGGAGGAATTACAGAATGGCGGTGCCAAAGGGAAAATATATAGCGACTCTTTATCCAATATGTTGATTATTCATTTATTACAACACTATTCTTCTGTGATCCCCCAACATTCAAACAGTAAAACGCCAGCCAATCAAGAGATATTTCAGGTCATTCAATTTATGCGTGAGCGCTTGGAAGATGAAATTCAACTGACTGATCTCGCAGCCATGGCTAATATGAGCCAATCACATTTTATTCGGATTTTTAAACAACAGACAGGGTATACACCCCATAATTATTTAATTCGGCTGAGAGTCGAACGCTCTAAATTCCTTATTCGTTCCGGAAAAATTGGTTTGAAGGAAATTGCATCTCAGGTTGGTTTTGCCGATCAAGGTCATTTTACTAGATTATTCAAACGAGAAACCGGCCTAACTCCAAAACTGTATGCTAATCAAAGCTCCTCCAAACCTAATCATATGATTTATTGA